The following nucleotide sequence is from Penaeus vannamei isolate JL-2024 chromosome 10, ASM4276789v1, whole genome shotgun sequence.
gtccgcaCGACATAGAGATCgtgcatcatatatatgatatatatgatttatatatatatatatatatatatatatatatatatatatatattatgtgtgtgtgtatgatatatatacatatatatgtatatgtatatatatatatatatatatatatatatatatatatatatatatatatatatatatatatatatatgtgtgtgtgtgtgtgtgtgtgtgtatgtatatatatatatatatatatatatatatatatatatatatatatatatatatatatatatacatatatatgtgtatatatatatatatatatatatatatatatatatatatatatatatatatatataaagtgagagagagagagaaggatttgtacacacatacatatatatatatatatatatatatatatatatatatatatatatatatatatatatatatatatatatatatatatatatatatatatatgtacatacatacatgcgcacacacatatctagggCTGAGAACAAGAAGGGCCTGTGTCCGAAAAGTCATTGTTGAGAAAAATGCCTCTGAAAGTTTGCTTTATTTGAAATTCAGCAATTAATTCATGAAATATATTTCATCAATATAATTCGtttacataatgaaaataacgaatatTTATCacaccagaaaatatatataatttatcattttACTGTAGTGCTTTCAaatcaaacatttaaaaaatgtgttttttatttattgattgtgcCCGAGGATGATCGTGGGGGTGAGATGCTGCGGCTGTGTCTGCGGTCAGTATtggcgcactcacacacacacacccgcatagatacacacaagcacacacttgcTCTCATAAACATGTATCTTTTAGTATATCTATATTGCATGCATTTACATGCCTTTTCAATTGCAAAATAAGCAGAATGTGTTTACATAATCTGCATACACCAATATAACGATCGCATTTTTCACGGAGATGAGCACGCACGCCAAGCACAGTGGTCAAGCACGCGCCACGGAGGCCGGCAGCGACGACGAGGCGCTGAAGGGGCGGCGCAAGGACGGACGTGACCTCGCACTCGCGCCGCGGCCGTCGGGGGAACCGCACGCTCGCCGTCATGTCGGGAAACGTGGCCGAAATCAGCGTGCAGAGAAGAGCCTCGGCGCCTCGCGTGGAAGCCAGGAAGCACAAGCCGGTCAAGGAGAAGGATGGCGGAGACGCGAGGGAACTCAGGGAAAAGATACTTAGTCGTGAGTTTGAGTGACAAGTGGACGTGCATGTCGTTCGTTCATCTCGTGAAGATTTGAAGAGTTTATTTACGCGTAACATTTTTATCATGAGCTATGGTCATGGCTGCCACGCTTAAGTGATAAATCTAAGGATATACTGCGAAATAAGTGGACTGAAATGTAGGTTGGAAATTGTGTTGTCGGTACAGTGAACAGGAAGAAAATCGGGTAATTTCCTGGTGTCACTTATAGCTATTTacgacgcatacacacacatgtatgcatatagatagatagatatatgtatatacatatgcatacacacacacgtgtgtgtgtgtgtgtgtgtaaatatatatatatatatatatatatatatatatatatatatatatatatatatatatatatatatatatatatatgtgtgtgtgtgtgtgtgtgtgtgtgtgtgtgtgtgtgtagtctatatatatatatatatatatatatatatatatatatatatatatatatatatacatatatatacatatacatatatatacatatatatatacatgtatatatatatacatatacatatatatatgtatattatatatatatatataatatatatatatgtatatatatgtatatatatatatatatatatatatatatatatatatgtatgtatgtatgtgtgtgtgtatatatatacatatatgtacatttatatatatatatatatatatatatatatatatatatatatatatatatacatatatattttatataaatatatatatatatatatatatatgtatgcatctgtgtatatatatacatatatacatatattatatatatatatatatatatatatatatacatatatatacatatatacatatgtaaacatatatatatatatatattcatatatacatatgaatatatgtatatatacatatacacacacacacacacacacacacacacacacacacacacacacacacacatatatatatatatatatatatatatatatatatatatatatatatatgtatatatatatacatatatatatacgaatatatgtatacacacacacagacacacacacacacacacacacacacacacacacacacacgcacacacacacacacacacacacacacatatatatatatattttttttttttttttgtatgtgtgtgtgtgtatgtgagtgtgtgtgtatgtgcgtgtgcgtgtgtgtgtgtgtgtgtgtgtgtgtgtgtgtgtgtgtgtgtgtgtgtgtgtgtgtgtgtgtgtgtgtgtgtctctctctctctctctctctctctctctctctctctatctatctatctatctctctctctctctctctctctctctctctctctctctctcacactctctctctctctctctctctctctccctctctttctctctctccctctctctctctctctctctctctctctctctctctctctctctctttccctctctctctctttccctctctctctctttccctctctctctctttccctctctctctttttccctctctctctctttccctctctctctctttccctctctctctctttccctctctctctctttccctctctctctctttccctctctctctctttccctctctctctctttccctctctctctttccctctctccctctctccctctctctctctttccctctctccctctctctcttcccccccctctctctctctctctctctctctctctttccctctctctctctctctctctctctctctatatatatatatatatatatatatatatatatatatatatatatatatatatttatatttatatatatatatatatatatatatatatatatatatatatatatatatatgtatgtatatatatatatgtatgtatatatatatatatatatatatatatatatatatatatatatatatatatatatatatatatatcaggggtggccaaccttttctgaaatatgatctactttttctacatttaccctgatgcgatctaccagcttaagattcaaacatattccataactGTGTAACATCTTATTCCTACtcgaggtatgagagagagagagagagagagagagagagagagagagagagagagagagagagagagagagagagagagacagagaaagagacggagagagggagagagagagacagagagagagagagagagagagagagagagagagagagaatatttttgCAGTAACTGTTACACTGCTacaattatgatatataaatgtaaatataacttctgaaggacgaattagtAACaagtacagtagtgtgatcgaccacccctgctctctctctctctctctctctctctctctctctctctctctctctctctctctctctctctctctctctctctctctctctctctcactcctctctctttctctctctttctctttctctctctcactcctctctctttctctctctccctcttatatatatatatatatatatatatatatatatatatatatatatatatatatatatatacataaatatatacatatatataaatatatatatatatatacatatacatatatatacatacatatacattatatatatatatatatatatatatatatatatatatatatatatatatatatatgtgtgtgtgtgtgtgtgtgtgttacatatatatatatatatatagaatgcgaatatatatatatatatatatatatatatatatatatatatatatatatatatatgtatgtatgtatgtatgtatatatatatatgtatatatatatatatatatatgtatatatatatctatatatatatgtatacatatatatatatatatatatatatatatatatatatatatatatatatatatatatatacacatatacatacatatatatatatatatatatatatatatatatatatatatatatatatatatatatatatatatatgtatgtatgtatatatatatatatatatatatatatatatatatatatatatatatatatatatatttatatatgtatgtatatgtgtgtgtgtgtatgtatgtatatatatatatatatatatatatatatatatatatatatatatatatgtatatatgtatacatatgtacttatatacatatatctatatatctataatctatgtatatatatatatatatatatatatatatatatatatatatatatgtatgtgtgtgtgtgtgtgtgtgtgtgtatgtatgtatgtatacacgtgtgtatgtgtgtatgacaaagagaaagagagaatatgcatatatattctgaAAGAGAAATCCACATCAAACTTACATAAAACCTTGTTCGAAGTAAAACTTGTCTCCGTCGATGCACGAGATGTGGTTTCTTTCTCTTGTCAAACGCTAATGTTGGCCCAAGCGCCAAGTACTCAAGATCGACATTAAATCATTGACTGCGATTTAATAGTATTATAGCGTAGTGTATAGTTTCTGGATAATTCTATCTTCGTTCTGTGCCTGTTATGTTagcttttctttgtctctctaagtcattctctctctctctctctctctctctctctctctctctctctcactctctctctctctctctccctctctctctctccctctctctctctccctctctctctctccctctctctctctccctctctctccctctctctccctctctctctctccctctccctctcccagaaaaAATCACCAGCGTATTGCTCAGCAAATGAAAACCACAAGACCTCATGTTTCAACGATGACAGTGACTGTATTAAATAACATTTTGCTCCTAGGTAGATCACATATGCAATTATCTGATATGATtctgagaaatatataaatgaattaggtAATTAACACTCCACACAGCATTATGTGTGAGGATATTTATGGGTCCTTAGCTCagtgcttacatatatacttacgtacatacgcACTCACGCCGACACATGCACATTAACATACACAAACGCAACCTCAAAGCGTCTgttttatgactattttcctttttttaagaattaatggaGAAAAAACGTTCAAAATGCGAATAATTAACATGGGTTATCCTCCTACACTCATCaccatatttatgttatatttttcatCTATCCGTTCACCTCCctattcttttctattccctttcttcattatttccttttcttctccctcctcatcttcctcttcttctttattcctcttctcttctccctcctcatgttcctcttcttctttattcctcttctccctcctcatcttcctcttcttctttattcctcttttcttctccttcctcatcttcctcttcttctttattactcttctccctcctcatttttctcgtcttcatttctcttctctcctccctcctcatcttcctcttcttctgtattcctcttttcttttccctcctcatcttcctcttctcctttattcctcttcttcctctttttctttctcttattctttattcctcttttcttctccctcctcatcttcctcttcttctaccctccttcAGGACTCAAGATTGTGGGTAAGCTCATCCTCTCAGTGCTGTTGGAGTTCCTGAAGCTGAACGGGCAGGCGCTGTATCTGCTGGGGAAGGACGCCCTCGAGCTGGTTGTTCCCCCGAAGGAAAAGTCACTGCGCGGGTCGCTGGTGCTGGTGAGTGGGTgagatgtttgtctgtctgtctgtttcttttttcctctctctctttgtttttagtttctttctcgaactctctctcctctccctccctacctgccccatgtctctatttatttatctatctgttgttcatctctatctctacccccctctctccctatctatctatctatctctatttatctatctatgtatctatctctacctcccctccccccctctctctctctcatcttatcaTATTTCTTACTGTCAGTATGATGAGTCCTTTGATGGAAACGTAGTTCTCACTTCTGCGCACTCACCACtgattaaaacattttttttaacagATTAATGCTAACTCTTACCTTCATTTTCCGACATTTGCCACCGAAACCTTCTTAAATTCAAGCAAATCCTTAAATTTCATTAATCATACAACACAACAGTTAGTAATAATCCCCTTAACTTGAAGATACGCAAATATATACCCAAAGTACCTCACAGTCTCTATGCCTGCACACAGATCACAGGGTCGGGACAAAACCTCGGGCGTGAGTTATCTCTTCAGCTTTCCCAACACGGCGCTAGACTAGTGCTGTGGGACTTCAATGAGGTGAGGTTTAAGTGGATATTTCTCACCCCTATTAAACTATATAATCAAAAGTGAACTGCACAAGTAaaacatttttattactgttatatgaCCTACAACCAAATAAGTATTCGTGCATATTCATACCCACGCATGCCAAACAAATGGTACCGTAAGTACAAACGGCAGAACCCGCACGAAAACATGAATAAACTGACAGCCATAAATGCATATGGATAAGCACGTCAACCTGGAAATAGAGACGAGGCGAAGGGCACCGCTCAAAGCCGCCATGACGCCGTGATCCCTTTTCCCCCGAAGGACCAAAATGAGGAGACGGCGAAGATGATCCGCGACGCAGGAGGCGAGGCACACGCCTTCACCTGCGACGTGTCCGACCAGAAAGCAGTCGCCTTCGTGGCCGCCAAGGTGCGTGTCcggggtgtaggggaggagggggtggaggggaggaaggggtggaggagaggagaagaggagatgaaggagggtgCGGGGTATAGCTGACTGATAactgaatgatgatggtgatgatttagaTCAGTTAGACGAATTAACAATGGTGGTATTTGATATAAAAGGTCAATAAGATtttgaatagtgatgataattgaaataaaaaatcgGGCATCGAATAATAAAAAGCAAACgaaatatcactaataaaaatcCTTATATTACTTCACTTGTCATCAGATCcctgaattatctttttttagttATGGATCAGCTGATTCCCcagattaactttttttcttcgtttttatgtCTCCCGGAATTTCTTAACTCAGATGTAACCGAGTTTCGCCGTGACATTTTCCTCAAATCGCGCCGTCACTGAGGCAAGTGACATTCATATTCAAAGTCAGGAACTCATGATGCGTATCTGTTAAGAAGCAGGCGTCAGGCTTCACTAACTGAGACCATTTAATATGATATTGATGTGcatcatacatgtgtgtatatatatatatatatatatatatatatatatatatatatatatatatatatatatatatatatatatatatatatatatatatatatatatatatatatatatatatatatatatatatatatatgtatatatatatatataaatatatatatatatatgtatatatatatatatatatatatatatatacatatatatatacatatatatacatatatatacatatatatacatacatatatatatatatatatatatatatatatatgtatatatatgtgtatatatatatatatatatttatatatatatatatatatgtatatatatgtgtatatatgtatatatatgtatatatatatagatagatagatagatagatagatagatagatagatagatagatagatagatagatatagataggtagatatagatatgcacatatatattcacaatgcaCAATCAGGTCGTTTTCTTCAAGTTATGAgcataaatgaagagaaatagcAGCAAATGCCCCCAAGACTGTCCCTCATACACAGATCAATCCAAACATCAGTATACATCAGAGTCTACATAAAGTGTACTCAGAATATACTTATAGACGACCCCCAATTCGTCCTCTCAGGTGAGGGAAGAGATCGGACACCCAGAGATCGTGATCAACAATGCAGGAACCTACTGCTACAAGCCCTTCCTCACACACTCCCCCGAGGAAATCAGTCGGCTGGTCTCTGTCAACCTGCTGGGTAATCTGTGGGTGAGTTGGGTCTCTGGTTGGACTTCTGATAGAGGTATGTAGGTATGGTGGGGCGGTTTATTAACTGTTTGATTTGTGAGATTTGTGATCATCGTGGAGGtattggaggtgtgtgtgtgatatattttaGGATTTGGGGGTAATGCGGTATCGGGTATGCGGGTTTATATCctgatgatttttttgttttgtttttttgcatgtTTTGTTTTGGCAGCGTTGTTGTTTCAGTGTTAGCGTGCGCTTGTTAATTTCCTGGAAGGGCATAActtcagaaataaagataatcataacttTCAATCCAGAGTGAATTACAAATATTTTTCTCTCCAGCTGCACCcacagatagtttttttttttaaggaagcaTGGTATCTTGATAAGTTATCCCCACACAAAAAGTGACAAGCTattgtacaaaaaagaaaaaaaaaacagaacaaaagtaGTACGAACATTTTGTACTTTAATCACCATTGCTTTCACCCAATCATACCCACAAACGAAAGCCGACATTTTTCGTTAAAGCACGACCTCACAAACAGCTGtcccctgtctccctccgcgTGCCAGGTGACGAGAGAGTTCCTGGCCCACATGATCGACCTCGGCCGCGGACATGTCGTGAGCGTGTCGTCCATCCTGGGCTACATGGGGAGGAACTACGTCGTGCCTTACTGTGCCTCCAAGTTCGGCGTCAAAGGCAGGTCTTTTTCATGAGTTTGCTTCTCTAACTGTAAGCTGGTTACTAGCTTTCCGTGGGTGttttttattatagttgttgttgctgttttttttaatgcgtgtatccatctttattaacattagtgATAGTGACactaatgaagatagtaatggtgattgtgagataaaggtgataatgataaaagttatgatagcATGAATGCTAAAAGTATTAGTAATACtgatatagtcatcatcattattcctatcactattctttataatcataataaaaactcaACATCATATTATCGtccatcatcttccttatcataatcatcaaccacggccaccaccaccaccttccaccaCTGATATCCTCCACCTTTAACGCTGCTGGCCAaccacaatcctcctcctcctcctcccgcaggcaTGACGGAGGCCCTGGCGGAGGAGGTGCGGAAGTCGGGGAAGGGGCAGAACATCTGCGTCACGGCCGTccatcccttccttatctccAATGTCAGTGACGTGAAGCCGAACCTCAAGTGAGTCGCTGTGTCACTGGCCTAATCGGTACATGAGTCACGTGGGACATATTAGCGCCTAAATTATTCCATTTCTGGGTATTAGGTGTAGGTATTGGTAGCGTGGTGTCACTCTGCTCAAGCTCGGATTCGTGTTTGCCGTCCTTTTAAAGCTTCAGTTTGATGCTAGAGAAGAAGGGTTTAGGAAATTTAATGTATTTAGGAAGTAGTTTTCAAGAAAGATAATTAGGGTGAATATATATTAAAGCAATTCCACAAATGGTACATTTAAAAAGTAAAGCTTTTAGATAATTGATGCTATACGTTAAGCTATATACTTCATAGGaaaatataagtatgaatatcaaTGCGAGGGAAAAACAAGATTAAAATGGTCTAGTGAACGCATCCAGAGACGAATTTCTATGATTATGGTTGCACTCAAGGTCTATGGAATCTGTTAGGTCTGCTATAGACCTTGGCTTCAACAGATTTAGAATGTGCTTCAAATTCCGTACACGACTTCTTTCACTTGCAACAAATCCACGTtaaacgcgcgcgcacgcacgcacacacacacacacacacacacacacacacacacacacacacacactcacacttacacacacttacacacacacacacttacatacacacacttacaaacacacccttacacacacacacacacacacgcacacacacacacacacacacacacacacacacacacacacacacacacacacacacacacacacacacacacacacacacacacacacacacacacacactcacacacacacttacacacacttacacacacttacacacacacacacacttacgcacacacacacacacaaacacacacacacacacacacacccatacacacacacacaccggttcACAGGCAGCGACGTCTCCCCCCACAGGTTCCCTTCGCTGTTCGAGGTCCTGACGCCCACCGAGGCCGCCAGGAGGATCATCCGGGGCATCAGGAGGAACCAGGAGGAGCTGTTCCTTCCGGAGAAACTCAAGCCTCTTATGATGATGTCGAAGTAAGTCGCGTTTGGTCAGGGACGGATTTTAGGTCATTGTAGATCGTATACTTTGTTTTCGTCACggtgatccatatatatatatatatatatatatatatatatatatatatatatatatatatatgtatgtatatatgtatatatgtatatatgtatatg
It contains:
- the LOC113807853 gene encoding 17-beta-hydroxysteroid dehydrogenase 13, translated to MSGNVAEISVQRRASAPRVEARKHKPVKEKDGGDARELREKILSRLKIVGKLILSVLLEFLKLNGQALYLLGKDALELVVPPKEKSLRGSLVLITGSGQNLGRELSLQLSQHGARLVLWDFNEDQNEETAKMIRDAGGEAHAFTCDVSDQKAVAFVAAKVREEIGHPEIVINNAGTYCYKPFLTHSPEEISRLVSVNLLGNLWVTREFLAHMIDLGRGHVVSVSSILGYMGRNYVVPYCASKFGVKGMTEALAEEVRKSGKGQNICVTAVHPFLISNVSDVKPNLKFPSLFEVLTPTEAARRIIRGIRRNQEELFLPEKLKPLMMMSKVLPRSLRRLFGDYMEY